One Desulfobulbus propionicus DSM 2032 DNA segment encodes these proteins:
- a CDS encoding ABC transporter permease — protein sequence MHVKPLSPLDLTLAASLLLLLGILSWRLRLGLSKNLAIAAARTTVQLLLIGHVLKLLFAHVHIVYMALISLVMLAAAGREVMARQHRSLRGIQGWLIGSGAMFLSSFTVTLLALLVIIGNEPWYAPQYAIPLLGMLLGNTMSGVALAMDRMTETLWQQRRVIEQRLLLGQTAAEAASEIRRQAIRAGMMPNLNSMATAGLVSLPGMMTGQILGGSSPMDAVHYQILIMFLICAGTGFGIVAAIRGVERRLFDARHRLRLDVLHTTGEGGEP from the coding sequence ATGCACGTTAAGCCCCTTTCTCCCCTCGATCTGACCCTGGCGGCCTCGCTGCTTCTCCTTCTCGGAATCCTGTCCTGGCGGCTGCGGTTGGGGTTGAGTAAAAATCTGGCCATTGCCGCCGCGCGTACCACGGTGCAGCTGCTGCTTATCGGCCATGTGCTCAAGCTGCTGTTTGCCCACGTGCATATCGTCTACATGGCGCTCATCTCCCTGGTGATGCTGGCCGCGGCCGGACGCGAGGTGATGGCCCGCCAGCACCGATCGCTGCGAGGCATCCAGGGCTGGCTGATTGGTTCCGGGGCCATGTTTCTTTCCTCGTTCACCGTCACCCTGCTGGCCCTGCTGGTGATTATCGGCAACGAGCCTTGGTATGCGCCGCAGTACGCCATTCCCCTGCTTGGCATGCTGCTGGGCAACACCATGAGCGGCGTGGCCCTGGCCATGGACCGGATGACCGAAACCCTGTGGCAGCAACGCAGGGTTATTGAACAGCGGTTGCTGCTGGGGCAGACCGCCGCCGAGGCGGCGAGCGAGATCCGCCGTCAGGCTATCCGGGCCGGCATGATGCCGAACCTCAATTCCATGGCCACCGCCGGGCTGGTCAGTCTGCCCGGAATGATGACCGGTCAGATCCTGGGCGGTTCCAGCCCCATGGATGCGGTGCACTACCAGATCCTGATCATGTTCCTCATCTGTGCCGGCACCGGTTTCGGTATTGTGGCCGCCATCCGCGGCGTGGAGCGACGGCTGTTTGACGCCCGCCATCGTCTCCGGCTCGACGTCCTGCACACCACGGGAGAAGGAGGCGAGCCATGA
- a CDS encoding multidrug effflux MFS transporter — protein sequence MGMVHEIRERFPPIIFLLALLSAFPPLATDMYLPALPLLQHELQAQASTINLTLVAFFMAYCGCLLIYGPLSDRYGRKPPLLVGVTMFILACLVCAFSSSAPVMIFGRFLQGAGAAAASAIVFAISKDRFSGQQRQRVFIHIGVIVATAPMVAPIAGGWIIKLLTWRWIFILQTLLGAIAFAGVLAMRESLRPRTPPSLREVAFSYLRLMGNRRYFSLLLTVSLTCVPVFAFIGGSSEIYITRFGYNEQQFGYFFGFNALAFVLAPLAFARVNRRYSITRLMPWAFGGMLLASLLLLNPWLPIPWRLTLPMFALTFCFSFCRPAGNNLILEQVDRDTGAASSLMVFFYFFIGALAMWFLSFAWEDKVVVLGWMGVGSVTSTLLLWQAVKRRIRTLP from the coding sequence ATGGGTATGGTTCATGAGATCAGGGAGCGCTTTCCCCCGATCATCTTTCTGCTTGCCTTGCTGTCGGCCTTTCCGCCGCTGGCCACCGATATGTATTTGCCGGCCCTGCCGTTGCTGCAGCACGAACTGCAAGCGCAGGCCAGCACGATCAACCTGACCTTGGTCGCCTTTTTCATGGCCTACTGCGGTTGCCTGCTGATCTACGGGCCGCTGTCCGACCGCTACGGCCGCAAACCGCCGCTGTTGGTCGGGGTAACCATGTTCATCCTCGCCTGTCTGGTCTGCGCTTTTTCCTCCAGTGCGCCGGTGATGATTTTTGGGAGGTTTCTTCAGGGCGCGGGCGCGGCGGCAGCCTCGGCGATTGTCTTCGCCATCAGCAAGGACCGGTTTTCCGGGCAGCAGCGGCAGCGGGTGTTCATTCATATCGGGGTCATCGTGGCCACCGCGCCGATGGTCGCTCCCATTGCCGGCGGCTGGATCATCAAATTACTCACCTGGCGGTGGATCTTCATTCTTCAGACCCTGCTCGGGGCCATCGCCTTTGCCGGCGTCCTCGCCATGCGGGAATCCCTGCGGCCGCGGACACCTCCCTCATTGCGCGAAGTCGCGTTCAGCTATTTGCGCCTGATGGGTAACCGCCGCTATTTTTCCCTGCTGCTGACGGTTTCCTTGACCTGTGTGCCGGTGTTCGCCTTTATCGGCGGCTCCTCGGAAATCTATATCACCCGCTTCGGCTACAACGAGCAGCAATTCGGCTACTTCTTCGGCTTCAACGCCCTGGCCTTTGTCCTCGCCCCCCTGGCCTTCGCCCGAGTGAACCGCCGGTATTCGATTACCCGCCTGATGCCGTGGGCCTTTGGCGGCATGCTCCTCGCCTCGTTGCTGCTGCTGAACCCCTGGCTGCCGATCCCCTGGCGCCTGACCCTGCCCATGTTCGCTCTGACCTTCTGTTTTTCCTTTTGCCGGCCGGCAGGTAATAATCTGATCCTGGAGCAGGTGGACCGGGATACCGGTGCCGCCTCGTCGCTGATGGTCTTTTTTTATTTTTTTATCGGCGCGCTGGCGATGTGGTTTCTTTCCTTCGCCTGGGAAGACAAAGTCGTGGTTCTGGGCTGGATGGGGGTGGGTTCGGTGACCAGCACCCTGTTGCTGTGGCAGGCGGTGAAGCGACGGATACGGACCCTGCCCTGA
- a CDS encoding putative sensor domain DACNV-containing protein, with translation MHVYPAELVALITQRWNGQPSSAESDGEQLPDNLPGKAALEQLISTCYQVSMMREEDRPVTLRLILAAPDLFPSDQGPPKGFHRLLFAPARPFNEYELRRLSPAVDFERSLVAIEPHPDKGFQIWGLVNSGIRWLQQERGGNKKTNQLPDTFVVHVTGPGMLTICRGLKIIATLNGGRLLDSTANAFQSKWINKLFAPARENLLEMHEVFRASVLYPVAKIQDEFIESLQFQLLKRVISVTRMNRHGGTFIIFANDNPPELSGDNPFILMKYRFHNDEAIRRQQQLMIRTIRLATTALGDINDPDKIVTWKDYVDLRHESAVYDLEEALYEHAQFVASLASVDGAVVTCSRGPLGFGAMIVGSLDKLTEVAIASDVEGKILTLAKIEGYGSRHRSVYHLCNALHDVMAIVVSQDGNVQLAKWRNGIVTCWDLTTQMFIGDS, from the coding sequence ATGCATGTCTATCCCGCCGAACTTGTCGCCCTGATCACCCAGCGATGGAATGGCCAGCCCTCTTCGGCGGAAAGCGACGGTGAACAGCTCCCCGACAACCTCCCGGGCAAGGCGGCCCTGGAACAGCTGATCTCCACCTGCTATCAGGTCAGCATGATGCGCGAGGAAGACCGGCCGGTCACCCTGCGGCTGATTCTGGCCGCGCCCGATCTTTTTCCGTCCGACCAGGGGCCGCCCAAGGGATTTCACCGTCTGCTGTTCGCGCCCGCCCGGCCGTTCAATGAATACGAATTGCGCCGCCTGTCGCCGGCCGTGGACTTCGAGCGGTCGCTGGTGGCCATCGAGCCGCATCCGGACAAGGGGTTCCAGATCTGGGGCCTCGTCAATTCCGGTATTCGCTGGTTGCAGCAGGAACGCGGGGGAAACAAGAAAACCAATCAACTGCCCGATACCTTCGTGGTGCATGTGACCGGTCCTGGCATGCTGACCATCTGCCGCGGGCTGAAGATCATCGCCACCCTCAACGGCGGCCGGTTGCTGGATTCCACCGCCAATGCCTTCCAGTCCAAATGGATCAACAAGCTCTTTGCCCCGGCGCGCGAGAACCTGCTCGAGATGCACGAGGTGTTCCGGGCCAGCGTGCTCTACCCGGTGGCCAAAATTCAGGACGAGTTCATCGAAAGCCTGCAATTTCAGCTGCTCAAACGGGTGATCAGCGTCACCCGGATGAATCGGCATGGTGGCACCTTCATCATTTTTGCCAACGACAACCCGCCTGAACTCTCGGGCGATAATCCGTTTATCCTGATGAAATATCGTTTTCACAACGATGAAGCCATTCGCCGACAGCAGCAGTTGATGATCAGGACCATCCGGCTGGCGACCACCGCCTTGGGCGACATCAACGATCCGGACAAGATCGTCACCTGGAAGGATTACGTCGACCTGCGTCATGAATCAGCGGTCTACGACCTGGAAGAGGCGCTGTACGAGCATGCCCAGTTCGTGGCCAGCCTAGCCTCGGTCGATGGCGCGGTGGTGACCTGCAGCCGAGGGCCTTTGGGATTCGGCGCCATGATCGTCGGCTCGCTCGACAAATTGACCGAGGTTGCCATCGCCAGCGATGTCGAGGGCAAAATCCTGACCCTCGCCAAGATCGAGGGATATGGCTCGCGCCACCGTTCCGTCTACCACCTGTGCAACGCCCTCCACGATGTCATGGCCATCGTCGTCTCTCAGGACGGCAATGTGCAGCTGGCCAAATGGCGCAACGGCATCGTCACCTGCTGGGATCTGACCACCCAGATGTTCATCGGCGACAGCTGA
- a CDS encoding haloacid dehalogenase-like hydrolase, translated as MQVQKADISLEEGNWYPENRERITSSLHQIATHASLAQPVAVFDFDNTCIFRDIGQAAFRYQVRHLHYRLTPEQLAAILPPPQGELAGRPMDAVIATLCTAYRQLWPLIVDGRQEQARLLPAYPLFATLLLWFTISARKDARLGPRYVLPFMGKMLAGFTIGELRQLAVEVVRVAGEEPLVEETLHADAPQPIGRIEASYPLGLHVFPEMRTLMHRLAELGIARYVISASTEWLVEGAAQLLGFPVEADHIFGIRVRLNDEQHLTIEDPVSYPTTFREGKAEIIKQWIDGTPVLVAGDADTDYEMLTLPEVPIRLLINRRQNGLISTLYQDPAILLQGIDLTHGCFRPSRESIGA; from the coding sequence ATGCAGGTGCAGAAGGCCGATATCTCCTTGGAGGAAGGCAACTGGTACCCGGAAAATCGAGAGCGGATCACCAGTAGTCTTCACCAGATCGCGACCCACGCTTCCCTCGCCCAGCCGGTGGCCGTGTTCGATTTTGACAACACCTGCATTTTCCGCGATATCGGCCAGGCGGCATTTCGCTACCAGGTGCGACATCTGCACTACCGCTTGACTCCGGAGCAACTGGCCGCCATCCTCCCGCCGCCCCAGGGCGAGCTGGCCGGCCGGCCGATGGACGCGGTCATCGCCACCTTGTGCACCGCCTATCGGCAGTTGTGGCCGCTAATCGTCGACGGCCGCCAGGAACAGGCCCGGCTCCTGCCTGCATACCCGTTGTTCGCCACCCTGCTGTTATGGTTCACCATCAGCGCGCGCAAGGACGCCCGTTTGGGACCACGCTATGTGCTGCCCTTCATGGGTAAGATGCTGGCGGGCTTCACCATCGGCGAATTGCGCCAGCTGGCGGTTGAAGTGGTCCGGGTGGCAGGGGAAGAACCGCTGGTCGAGGAAACATTGCATGCCGACGCGCCACAACCGATCGGCCGCATCGAGGCCAGCTACCCGCTCGGCCTCCATGTCTTTCCCGAGATGCGGACCTTAATGCACCGCCTGGCGGAGCTGGGAATTGCCCGGTATGTGATTTCGGCCAGCACCGAATGGCTGGTGGAAGGGGCGGCGCAGCTCCTTGGATTTCCCGTGGAGGCGGACCACATTTTCGGCATCCGCGTCCGCCTGAACGACGAGCAACATCTGACCATCGAGGATCCCGTTTCCTACCCCACCACCTTCCGCGAGGGGAAGGCCGAGATCATCAAGCAGTGGATCGACGGCACACCGGTGCTGGTGGCTGGCGACGCGGACACCGACTACGAAATGCTCACCCTGCCGGAAGTGCCCATCCGCCTGCTGATCAACCGTCGGCAAAACGGTCTGATCAGCACCCTCTACCAGGACCCCGCCATCCTTCTCCAGGGGATCGACCTGACACACGGCTGTTTCCGCCCTTCACGCGAGTCCATCGGCGCCTGA
- the nadA gene encoding quinolinate synthase NadA, with translation MKNGARETLADVRIPLVKVPAHPVRLELPTQEKAALKERIKLLLNEQNAVLVAHYYTDGDLQDLAEETGGCVADSLEMARFGTEHPAQTLVVAGVRFMGETSKILNNEKRVLMPDLEATCSLDENCPIDLFADFCDRHPEHTVVVYANTSAEVKARSHWVVTSGIALPVIRHLAEKGEKILWGPDRHLGRYVQRLTGAEMLLWPGSCVVHEEFKADALRQLRALHPQAAVLVHPESPQDVVDQADVVGSTTALIQAVCTLPNKEFIVATDAGIFNKMRQLAPDKILLGAPTAGEGASCESCARCPWMEMNTLQKLAQTLETGAGEIHVAADLAARARVPIQRMLDFAKTLKK, from the coding sequence ATGAAAAACGGAGCACGAGAAACCCTGGCGGATGTCCGCATCCCCCTAGTCAAGGTCCCTGCCCATCCTGTTCGGCTGGAATTGCCGACCCAGGAGAAAGCGGCGCTGAAAGAACGAATCAAACTCCTGCTCAACGAGCAGAACGCGGTGCTGGTGGCCCATTACTACACCGACGGCGATCTTCAAGACCTGGCCGAGGAAACCGGCGGCTGTGTGGCCGATTCCCTGGAGATGGCCCGGTTCGGCACCGAGCATCCGGCCCAGACTCTGGTGGTTGCCGGCGTACGGTTCATGGGGGAAACCTCCAAGATCCTCAACAACGAAAAGCGGGTGCTCATGCCCGACCTCGAAGCCACCTGCTCGTTGGACGAAAACTGTCCGATCGACCTCTTTGCCGATTTTTGTGATCGCCACCCCGAGCATACGGTGGTGGTCTACGCCAACACCAGCGCCGAGGTCAAGGCCCGCTCCCACTGGGTGGTTACCTCGGGCATCGCCTTGCCGGTGATCAGGCACTTGGCGGAAAAGGGAGAGAAGATTCTTTGGGGGCCGGATCGCCACCTGGGCCGTTATGTGCAGCGATTGACCGGCGCGGAGATGCTCCTCTGGCCGGGATCCTGCGTGGTCCACGAGGAGTTCAAGGCCGATGCCCTGCGGCAGCTGCGCGCGCTCCACCCGCAAGCCGCGGTCCTGGTGCATCCCGAATCACCCCAGGACGTGGTCGATCAGGCGGATGTGGTCGGCTCGACCACCGCACTGATTCAGGCGGTATGCACCCTGCCCAACAAGGAGTTCATTGTGGCCACCGATGCCGGCATCTTCAACAAGATGCGGCAACTGGCACCGGACAAGATCCTGCTCGGTGCCCCCACCGCCGGCGAGGGCGCCTCTTGCGAGAGCTGCGCCCGCTGTCCCTGGATGGAGATGAATACCCTGCAAAAATTGGCGCAGACGCTGGAAACCGGGGCCGGTGAAATTCACGTGGCGGCGGACTTGGCGGCCCGGGCCCGGGTCCCGATTCAACGGATGTTGGATTTTGCCAAGACCCTGAAAAAATAG
- a CDS encoding hybrid sensor histidine kinase/response regulator, with product MERCWLDNGTRVPLKIAGIYLVVAVLWVLFSDQLVSFFARDPEILTELQTVKGWLFVGGTALFIFVLLRRELAVYQATMDQLRQNEQALRDILDAMPVGVALTDGTTIEYINVNFSERFGYSLDEIATDEQWFLHAYPEPDYREPMIAAWKAELERARTQGTPIRPFEVKVTCKNGTVRQVIANTQLIGKRIMVILTDITERELLQNELIKMQKLESIGVLAGGIAHDFNNILTGIMGNISYAQVLLEPGHPACQPLASAEQATIRAADLTRQLLTFARGGEPIKQVVSVAELIKEAMALMLRGSTVKGETRFDVGLWAIEADAGQISQVFNNMIINAVQAMPQGGTLTIAADNELIAEDSPLSLPTGRYVRVTIADEGCGMEPDVMGRIFDPYFSTKGTGSGLGLASAYSIVTRHAGALEVDSVVGQGTTFTLHLPASDTQPLSEAVAPPAMSRAAGNGESPLVLVMDDEEAIRDLAASMLTHLGYQVATCGDGESAVRLYEAALAAGAPYAAVIMDLTIPGGMGGKEAARQILARHAEARLIVSSGYSHDPIMSDYRLHGFQGVLAKPYKVAELARLLAAVLAEEQTP from the coding sequence ATGGAACGATGTTGGCTCGACAACGGAACCCGGGTGCCGCTCAAGATCGCCGGGATTTATCTGGTCGTGGCCGTGCTCTGGGTACTCTTCTCCGATCAGTTGGTTTCGTTCTTCGCCCGTGACCCGGAGATACTGACAGAGTTGCAGACCGTCAAGGGTTGGTTGTTTGTCGGCGGGACGGCGCTGTTCATCTTTGTCCTGCTCCGCAGGGAGTTGGCCGTGTATCAGGCGACCATGGACCAGCTGCGGCAAAACGAGCAGGCCCTGCGCGATATCCTTGATGCCATGCCCGTGGGGGTGGCCTTGACCGACGGAACGACCATCGAATACATCAATGTCAATTTTTCCGAGCGCTTTGGCTACAGTCTCGATGAGATAGCCACCGATGAGCAATGGTTTCTCCACGCCTACCCCGAGCCGGATTACCGGGAGCCAATGATCGCCGCCTGGAAGGCGGAACTGGAGCGAGCGAGGACGCAGGGTACTCCCATTCGCCCCTTTGAGGTCAAGGTGACCTGCAAGAATGGCACGGTCCGGCAGGTTATCGCCAACACCCAGCTGATCGGCAAGCGGATCATGGTCATCCTCACCGATATCACCGAGCGGGAACTGCTGCAAAACGAACTGATCAAGATGCAAAAACTGGAATCCATCGGTGTGCTGGCCGGTGGCATTGCCCACGATTTTAACAATATTCTCACCGGGATCATGGGTAATATCTCCTATGCCCAGGTACTGCTCGAACCGGGCCATCCCGCCTGTCAACCACTGGCTTCTGCGGAACAGGCCACGATCCGGGCAGCCGACCTGACCCGACAACTGCTGACTTTTGCCCGCGGCGGCGAGCCGATCAAGCAGGTGGTCTCGGTCGCCGAGCTGATCAAGGAGGCCATGGCCCTGATGCTGCGCGGATCAACGGTCAAGGGAGAGACTCGATTCGACGTCGGTCTCTGGGCGATCGAGGCCGATGCGGGCCAGATCTCCCAGGTGTTCAACAACATGATCATCAACGCAGTTCAGGCGATGCCGCAGGGGGGCACCTTGACCATCGCCGCCGACAACGAGCTGATCGCCGAAGATTCGCCGCTTTCCCTGCCAACGGGACGGTATGTCCGCGTCACCATCGCCGACGAGGGATGCGGAATGGAGCCGGACGTCATGGGACGCATCTTTGATCCCTATTTCAGCACCAAGGGCACGGGCAGCGGCCTGGGCCTTGCTTCGGCCTACTCGATCGTCACCCGGCATGCGGGGGCGCTGGAAGTCGATTCCGTCGTCGGCCAGGGAACGACGTTCACCCTTCACCTGCCAGCAAGCGACACGCAGCCGTTGTCGGAGGCGGTGGCTCCCCCGGCGATGTCCCGGGCCGCTGGCAACGGTGAATCTCCGCTGGTGCTCGTCATGGACGACGAGGAGGCCATCCGCGACCTCGCCGCGTCGATGCTGACCCATTTGGGCTACCAGGTCGCGACCTGCGGCGATGGCGAATCCGCGGTCCGGCTCTACGAGGCGGCCCTCGCAGCCGGCGCCCCGTATGCCGCGGTGATCATGGATCTGACCATACCGGGCGGCATGGGCGGCAAGGAAGCCGCCAGGCAGATTCTGGCTCGTCATGCCGAGGCTCGTCTGATCGTCTCCAGTGGGTATTCCCATGACCCGATCATGTCGGACTATCGCCTCCATGGCTTTCAAGGTGTCCTGGCCAAACCCTATAAAGTGGCGGAATTGGCACGGCTACTCGCAGCGGTGCTCGCCGAGGAACAAACGCCCTGA
- a CDS encoding ABC transporter ATP-binding protein yields the protein MPDLEVINLCFQDRGPYSFRIDGGECVGLQGASGAGKSLLLRAIVDLDPRTGKLRLGGIDADRVPAPQWRRLVGLLPAESGWWLDRVGEHFADFRSVDDAILAAVGFDRSVGNWQVSRLSTGERQRLAIVRLLANGPQCLLLDEPTASLDPGSVANVEALLLNHCGARQASLLWVSHDPDQLARVSRRRLIMERGGRLVDAGAPADAR from the coding sequence ATGCCAGACCTTGAAGTGATCAACCTCTGCTTCCAGGACCGAGGCCCCTATTCGTTCCGCATCGACGGTGGAGAATGCGTGGGCTTGCAGGGCGCATCCGGGGCAGGCAAGAGTTTGTTGCTACGGGCCATCGTCGACCTCGATCCGCGGACCGGGAAACTGCGTCTGGGCGGCATCGATGCCGACAGGGTGCCCGCGCCCCAGTGGCGACGGTTGGTGGGACTGCTGCCGGCGGAAAGCGGTTGGTGGCTCGATCGGGTTGGCGAGCATTTTGCCGATTTCCGTTCGGTCGACGACGCCATCCTGGCAGCGGTCGGTTTTGACCGTTCGGTCGGGAACTGGCAGGTCAGCCGGCTCTCCACCGGCGAGCGGCAGCGGCTGGCCATCGTCCGTTTGCTGGCCAACGGCCCGCAGTGCCTGCTGCTCGATGAACCAACCGCCAGTCTCGACCCCGGATCGGTGGCCAATGTCGAGGCCTTGCTGTTGAACCACTGCGGGGCGCGTCAGGCGTCGTTGCTGTGGGTCAGTCACGATCCGGACCAGCTGGCACGGGTCAGCCGACGGCGTCTGATCATGGAACGCGGCGGTCGTCTTGTTGACGCGGGAGCCCCGGCCGATGCACGTTAA